GCGTGTACTGCGGCTCCGGGGTCTCGGGCGCCCACGAGGTGCTCGCCCTGGCGGTCGCGGGCATCCCGGCCGCCCTCTACGTCGGTTCCTGGTCGGAGTGGTCGGCCGACCCGGACCGCCCGGTCGCGACGGGCCCCGACCCGCAGTGAGGAGCAGGCCGTCCCCGTGACCGGCGAACCGGCCCGGGGCGGGTCCCCGGGCTGACGCCGTGCGAGGGCGGCCCCGACGGCCGGTTGCCGGCGGAGCGGAGGGGGAGCGGGTGCTCCGTTGCCGGGCCGTCCTGCTCGTGTGGCGAGCGTGCGGGAGGGGCCCGCGCCACGGATGGCGCGGGCCCCTCCCGGCTGCGACGCGGGGTGTTACTCCTGCTTCTTGCGGCGGGTGCCGAAGACGATCTCGTCCCAGCTCGGGACCGCGGCGCGGCGGCCCGGCCGGACGCCGTCCGCCTCGGCCTGCCGGTCGGTCGAGCCGATCAGCCGGTCGCGGTGGCCGCCGACCGACCGGGGCATCAGGACGTCCGCGTACGCGGAGCCCGCCGACGCGGCGGGCGCCTGGGGCTCCTCCTCGCCGGGCTCGTCCTCAAGTTCCTCGCCCGGCGGGTCGGTCGGGCGCTCGGGCACCACGAGGTCGCCGCGGAAGCTGGGCACCGCTTCCAACAGGCTGGTCAGGGAGTCCCGTTCACTCACGCCCTCCTCGGACGCGTCCGACGGCGCCGGCGGCAGACCCGGCCGGTCGAGGGGCCGGTCACGCGGCAGCCGGGCGATGCGCGGCACGAACGGGAAGCTGGGCTCCGGCGCGGCGAGGTCGTCGGACTCGCCGATCAGCGAGCGCGCCTCCTCGTCCACGGCCTGCACGAGCCGTCGCGGCGGGTCGTACGTCCAGCTCGCGGTGTGGTGTTCGCCCGCGACCTGGTAGGCCAGCATGACCTCCCAGGTGCCGTCGTCACGGCGCCACGAGTCCCACACGGCGGTGTCCTTGTCGGCGCCGCGCAGCACCAGCCGCTCCTGGACGGCCTCGCCGAGCTGGGGTCCCGCGGCGTTCTCGCCGGGACGGCGGACGGGGGTCTTGCGGGCGCGTTCGGCCATGAAGGCCCGCTCCGCGAGCACCGGGCCCTCGAAACGGCGCACCCGGTCGACGGGGATGCCGGCGTGCTGGGCGACCTCTTCCGCGGTGGCTCCCGCACGTATACGCGCCTGGATGTCACGGGGGCGGAGGTGGCTCTCCACCTCGATCTCGATCTGGCCGAGGCGTGGCCGGTCACCACGGACGGCCGCGCGCAGCCGCTCGTCGATGGGGAGGGTGTACTCCGTTGAATCGGCAGCCTTGAGCACCAGCCGTGTGCCGTCATTGGAGACGGCCACGACACGCAGTTCGGGCATGGGGACCTCCCGGGTGGTGCCTGCCGACGTCACGTGCGTCGCTGCTTCCGCTAGTCGAGTGTGGCCTGCCCGGGTGCAGCCTGCCACAACCTTGCCGAGTTGCCCGGCGTGTCGGGCGTGGGCCCGGGAACGCCGTTATGGCACGGTTACCTATTCGCAACGCTAAGTGACTAACTCCGTCACCCTGTGCAACAAGCCTCCTCCCGGCGGTCCGTCAAGGCCCCGTACGCCCTGGCGGGAGGCTTGACCCAGGGCTCGCAACAGTACTCCATTCGGACCACGTGCGTGGATTGGCGCGCCCTCAACTTCTGGTGAGGGCGGGGACTTGGGCGCCCGCCGCCGGGGTTCGGGGATCTTGAACGTGGCGTACTTCACGCAATCACCAGAAACGGAACTATTGGTTTCGTCCGTACGTCCCTTTCTCGTGCAGTTGGTTGACGAGGTACGTGAAAGGTAGGCAAGGTCCCGGAATGCGTGAAAGGCCCGATACGAGCGAGGAGTCGGAGCAGGGGACCGGAAGGAAACTGGACTTGAGCCTGCCCCAGGTGGCGGGCAGCGCCGTCGCCGCGGTGATCGCGGCCAAGCTCGCCTCGTCCTTCGGGGTCTACGGCACGATCCTCGGCGCCGGCGTCGTCAGCGTGATCGCCACCTGCGGCGGCAGCGTCTTCCAGCACTTCTTCCGGCACACCGGCCGGCAGATCAGAGAGGTCGGCGTCCCGGCCCGCGCCCCGCACCAGCCGTCGCCCGCGCCGGGCGAGTTCACCGAGGGCACCGTCTACCGCGCCCGGGTCAGGAGCTGGCGGCGCCCGGTGGTCGCGGCCGCCGTCGTCTTCGGCGTGACGATGGCCGGGATCACCACCTACGAGCTGGTGTCGGGCAGCAGCTTCAGCGGCCGGGGCGGGACGACGGTCAGTGACGCCGTCACCGGCAGGACCTCGTCCTCGGACCCGACGCCCGAGCCCTCGAACCCCTCGTCGGAGCCCGGCTCGGGCGACGGCGGCGCCGAAGGACCGGCCTCCGGATCGCCGACCCCGTCCTCCGACGCTGGCCAGGGCGGTTCCGACGGCTCCCCGACCCCCGGCGGGGACGGCGGCACGCCCGGCAGCTCCACCCCGGCCCCCACCCCGAGCGCCTCCGGCGACGGCACGGTCCTCACCCCCGCGCCCAGCGCGTCGGCTACGGCCCCAGAACCCTCCGCAGGTAGTCGTTCCGGAACAGCCGATCAGGGTCGAGCCGGTCCCGCAACGCCGTGAACTCCCCGAAGCGCGGATAGACCTCGGCGAAGTACTCCGCGTCCCTGGTGTGCACCTTGCCCCAGTGCGGACGGCCCTCGTGCGCGGTGAAGACGCGCTCGGCGGCGGTGAAGTAGGCGTGGTAGGGCGTGCCGCGGAACATGTGGACGGCGATGTACGCGCTCTCCCGACCCGAGGCGGTGGAGAGCGTGATGTCGTCGGCGGGCGCGGTCCGCACCTCGACCGGGAAGCTGATCCGCAGCCCGGACCGCTCGATCACGGTGCGCAGTTCGCGCAGCACCTCGGTGACGGCCGCGCGCGGGACGCAGTACTCCATCTCCACGAAGCGCACCCGGCGCGGTGAGGTGAACACCTTGTAGGGGATGTCCGTGTAGGTGCGCGCGGACAGCGCCCGGCTGGAGACCCGGGCGATGGTCGGCACGGAGGCGGGCGCGGCGCGGCCGACCCACTGGGCGACCTGGAAGACGCCGTTGGAGAGCAGTTCGTCGTCGATCCAGCCCCTGACCGGGCTCACCGGCCGCTCGGGACCCGCGCTGCGGTTGTTGCGCTTGGTGTTGGTGGAGCCGGTGTGCGGGAACCAGTAGAACTCGAAGTGCTCGTTCTCCGCCCACAGCGCGTCGAACTCGGCGAGGACCCGGTCGAACGGCATCGGCTCCTCGCGCGCGGTGAGCAGGAAGACCGGCTCGACGGCGAACGTGATGGCCGTGACGACGCCCAGCGCGCCCAGGCCGATCCGGGCGGCGGCGAAGACGTCCGGGTTCTCCTCGGCGGAGCAGCGCAGCACCCCGCCGTCGGCGGTGACGAGTTCGAGTCCCCTGATCTGCGCGGCGATCGAGGCCGACTCGCGGCCGGTGCCGTGGGTGCCGGTGCTGGTGGCGCCCGAGACGGTCTGCTCCATGATGTCGCCCATGTTGGTGAGCGACAGGCCCTCGCGCGCCAGGGCCAGGTTGAGTCTCTTGAGCGGAGTACCCGCCTCGACCGTGACGGTCATGTTGTCGCGATCAATGTCGCGTATCCCGGTCAACAGTTGAGGGCGTATCAATACACCGTCGGTGGCCGCTATGGACGTGAACGAGTGCCCGCTGCCCACCGCCTTCACCGTGAGGCCGTCCTCGGCCGCCCCGCGCACGGCCGCCGCCAGCTCCTCGACGGAGGCCGGGGTCACCTCCCGCGCCGGCCGCGCGGCGACGGTACCGCCCCAGTTACGCCACGTTCCGTTCCTGCCGCTCGCTGTGCTGCCCAACGGTGCCTCCCCGACCCGGAGCCGGCTTGTTGAGCCGGCGGTACCCGAGGAAACCGACCGCGACCGCGACGGCCCCGGAC
The sequence above is a segment of the Streptomyces griseoviridis genome. Coding sequences within it:
- the sepH gene encoding septation protein SepH, which codes for MPELRVVAVSNDGTRLVLKAADSTEYTLPIDERLRAAVRGDRPRLGQIEIEVESHLRPRDIQARIRAGATAEEVAQHAGIPVDRVRRFEGPVLAERAFMAERARKTPVRRPGENAAGPQLGEAVQERLVLRGADKDTAVWDSWRRDDGTWEVMLAYQVAGEHHTASWTYDPPRRLVQAVDEEARSLIGESDDLAAPEPSFPFVPRIARLPRDRPLDRPGLPPAPSDASEEGVSERDSLTSLLEAVPSFRGDLVVPERPTDPPGEELEDEPGEEEPQAPAASAGSAYADVLMPRSVGGHRDRLIGSTDRQAEADGVRPGRRAAVPSWDEIVFGTRRKKQE
- a CDS encoding D-arabinono-1,4-lactone oxidase, whose translation is MGSTASGRNGTWRNWGGTVAARPAREVTPASVEELAAAVRGAAEDGLTVKAVGSGHSFTSIAATDGVLIRPQLLTGIRDIDRDNMTVTVEAGTPLKRLNLALAREGLSLTNMGDIMEQTVSGATSTGTHGTGRESASIAAQIRGLELVTADGGVLRCSAEENPDVFAAARIGLGALGVVTAITFAVEPVFLLTAREEPMPFDRVLAEFDALWAENEHFEFYWFPHTGSTNTKRNNRSAGPERPVSPVRGWIDDELLSNGVFQVAQWVGRAAPASVPTIARVSSRALSARTYTDIPYKVFTSPRRVRFVEMEYCVPRAAVTEVLRELRTVIERSGLRISFPVEVRTAPADDITLSTASGRESAYIAVHMFRGTPYHAYFTAAERVFTAHEGRPHWGKVHTRDAEYFAEVYPRFGEFTALRDRLDPDRLFRNDYLRRVLGP